One genomic region from Arthrobacter sp. FB24 encodes:
- a CDS encoding PhoH family protein, with product MAISEQLPDVISDQGEKATSRAKRATSQTGAANYDAAAGLAVSGESAATDDTLWSFVIDTSVLLSDPRALLRFAEHEVIVPIVVITELEGKRHDPELGYFARKALRLLDDLRVQHGGLDRPIPLGDDGGTLMVEMNHISTEVLPMGFRGGDNDSRILAVAKNLANEGRNVTVVSKDLPMRVKASAMGLLADEYRNELVKDSGWTGMAEVEASEEDVATLYGHEPVFIPAAAEMPVNTGLVLLSNRGSALGRVGADKQVRLVKGDRDVFGLHGRSAEQRLAIDMLMDPSVGIVSIGGRAGTGKSALALCAGLEAVLERREHRKVIVFRPLYAVGGQELGYLPGSESEKMNPWAQAVFDTLGALVSQEVVEEVMDRGMLEVMPLTHIRGRSLHDAFVIVDEAQSLEKNVLLTVMSRIGQNSKIVLTHDVAQRDNLRVGRHDGVAAVVETLKGHPLFGHITLTRSERSPIAALVTELLEGAEI from the coding sequence GTGGCTATTTCTGAACAACTGCCCGACGTCATTTCCGACCAGGGAGAGAAAGCTACCTCTCGCGCCAAGCGAGCAACCTCACAGACCGGTGCAGCCAATTATGACGCTGCGGCCGGTCTTGCTGTATCCGGCGAAAGTGCCGCGACAGATGACACCCTGTGGAGCTTTGTCATCGACACTTCGGTATTGCTCTCGGACCCCCGCGCCCTGCTGCGGTTCGCGGAACATGAAGTCATTGTGCCGATCGTGGTCATCACGGAACTTGAGGGCAAGAGGCACGACCCCGAACTGGGATACTTCGCCCGCAAGGCGCTCCGGCTCCTGGACGACCTCCGCGTCCAGCACGGCGGTCTCGACCGCCCGATCCCGCTGGGTGACGACGGGGGCACGCTCATGGTGGAGATGAACCACATCTCCACAGAAGTGCTCCCCATGGGATTCCGCGGCGGGGACAACGACAGCCGCATCCTCGCCGTCGCGAAGAACCTCGCCAACGAGGGCCGCAACGTCACTGTGGTCTCCAAGGACCTGCCAATGCGCGTCAAGGCCTCAGCCATGGGGCTGCTGGCAGACGAGTACCGCAACGAACTGGTGAAGGATTCCGGCTGGACCGGGATGGCGGAGGTGGAAGCCAGCGAGGAGGACGTCGCCACGCTCTATGGCCACGAGCCCGTCTTTATCCCGGCCGCGGCAGAGATGCCCGTCAACACCGGACTGGTGCTGCTTTCAAACCGGGGCTCAGCACTGGGACGTGTAGGTGCCGACAAGCAGGTCCGGCTGGTCAAGGGGGACCGCGACGTCTTCGGACTGCACGGCCGTTCCGCGGAACAGCGGCTGGCCATCGACATGCTGATGGATCCGTCAGTGGGCATCGTGTCGATCGGCGGCCGTGCCGGCACCGGAAAGTCCGCGCTGGCTCTTTGTGCGGGCCTCGAAGCCGTGCTGGAACGCCGCGAACACCGCAAGGTCATTGTCTTCCGGCCGCTCTACGCAGTGGGCGGCCAGGAGCTCGGCTACCTGCCCGGTTCCGAATCGGAGAAGATGAACCCCTGGGCGCAGGCCGTCTTCGACACCCTCGGCGCCCTGGTCAGCCAGGAAGTCGTCGAGGAAGTCATGGACCGCGGCATGCTGGAAGTGATGCCGCTGACCCACATCCGCGGCCGCTCGCTCCATGACGCGTTCGTGATCGTCGACGAGGCGCAGTCCCTGGAGAAGAACGTCCTCCTCACCGTGATGAGCCGGATCGGCCAGAACTCGAAGATCGTCCTGACCCACGACGTCGCCCAGCGCGACAACCTGCGGGTCGGCCGGCACGACGGCGTGGCCGCCGTCGTCGAAACCCTCAAGGGACACCCGCTCTTCGGGCACATCACCCTCACACGGTCCGAGCGCTCGCCGATCGCGGCCCTGGTGACGGAACTGCTCGAGGGGGCGGAAATCTAG
- a CDS encoding carbonic anhydrase has translation MATYLTPALAWRRLREGNERFVAGESSHPNQDASRRSSLVENQHPFAVIFGCSDSRLAAEIIFDLGLGDAFVVRTAGQVIDDAVLGSLEYSIGVLGVPLIVILGHDSCGAVSATKDAVETGQMPAGFIRDLVERITPSVLTSLRNNETEVNDMVVEHVKQTSQRLVDSSRVISNAIETGRAAVIGLSYSLKEGRADLVSGIGEL, from the coding sequence GTGGCTACTTACTTGACTCCAGCTCTGGCATGGCGGCGACTGCGCGAAGGAAACGAGCGCTTTGTCGCCGGAGAATCTTCGCACCCCAACCAGGACGCATCGCGCCGGTCCTCGCTCGTGGAGAACCAACACCCGTTCGCGGTCATTTTCGGCTGCTCGGACTCGAGGCTCGCGGCTGAGATCATCTTCGACCTCGGGCTGGGCGACGCCTTTGTTGTCCGCACCGCCGGCCAGGTCATCGACGACGCCGTGCTGGGCTCGCTGGAGTACAGCATCGGTGTGCTCGGTGTGCCGCTGATCGTGATCCTGGGCCATGACAGCTGCGGCGCGGTCAGCGCCACGAAGGACGCCGTCGAGACGGGCCAGATGCCGGCGGGATTCATCCGCGACCTCGTGGAGCGCATCACGCCGTCGGTGCTGACCTCCCTGCGCAACAACGAAACCGAAGTCAACGACATGGTGGTGGAGCACGTGAAGCAGACCTCGCAGCGGCTCGTGGACAGCTCCCGTGTGATTTCGAACGCCATCGAAACCGGACGCGCAGCCGTGATCGGCCTCTCCTACAGCCTCAAGGAGGGCCGGGCGGACCTCGTTTCGGGGATCGGCGAACTCTAA
- a CDS encoding NUDIX hydrolase gives MAAPDFIIKLREKIGHDPLWIPAVRGVVFNDDGHVLLGQRSDNGRWALISGMLEPGEHPAPGLVREIFEETAVVAETERMVSVGVVGPVTFPNGDVCDFLDIVFRCRHVSGEARVNDDESLAVDWFPLDGLPELRPGDRECIRRALLPEDAVHYEP, from the coding sequence ATGGCAGCACCCGACTTCATCATCAAGCTCCGCGAAAAAATCGGCCATGATCCGTTGTGGATTCCCGCCGTACGCGGGGTGGTCTTCAACGACGACGGCCACGTCCTGCTGGGCCAGCGCTCCGACAACGGCAGGTGGGCGCTGATCTCCGGGATGCTGGAGCCGGGAGAGCATCCGGCCCCGGGACTCGTGCGGGAAATTTTCGAGGAGACAGCGGTCGTGGCGGAAACGGAACGCATGGTTTCAGTCGGCGTCGTGGGGCCGGTCACCTTTCCCAACGGGGATGTATGCGACTTCCTGGATATTGTGTTCCGCTGCCGCCACGTCTCCGGCGAAGCACGTGTGAACGACGACGAATCCCTGGCCGTGGACTGGTTTCCCCTGGACGGGCTTCCGGAACTCCGGCCAGGGGACCGCGAGTGCATCCGGCGGGCGCTGTTGCCCGAGGACGCCGTCCACTACGAACCCTAG
- a CDS encoding prepilin peptidase — protein sequence MIQRLGELWESTPLAFWLVLAACAYFGVMAVRLTVIDVRHHLLPNRIVFPSYAVGGLLLLAAVATVLMAGADAEAVPDGAARLFGLPGVRILAGGAVLWLFYFILRMVYPPGMGFGDVKLAGVLGLYLGYLGWGHVFAGTFAAFLLGGLWSLGLLAARRGTLKSDIPFGPFMLAGSAAAMLLLPAG from the coding sequence GTGATCCAACGACTGGGCGAACTTTGGGAATCCACCCCGCTGGCCTTCTGGCTGGTGTTGGCAGCCTGCGCCTACTTCGGCGTGATGGCCGTGCGGCTCACGGTCATCGACGTCAGGCACCACCTGCTGCCGAACAGGATTGTGTTCCCGTCCTACGCGGTGGGCGGGTTGCTCCTGCTGGCTGCGGTTGCCACCGTCCTGATGGCCGGCGCGGACGCCGAGGCAGTGCCCGACGGCGCCGCCCGGCTCTTCGGACTGCCGGGTGTACGCATCCTCGCAGGGGGAGCGGTGCTGTGGCTCTTCTACTTCATCCTGCGCATGGTTTATCCGCCGGGAATGGGATTCGGCGACGTGAAACTCGCCGGTGTGCTGGGACTGTACCTCGGTTACCTCGGCTGGGGCCACGTGTTCGCCGGGACCTTCGCAGCCTTCCTCCTGGGCGGTCTCTGGAGCCTGGGCCTGCTCGCTGCCCGCCGCGGCACCCTCAAATCGGACATCCCGTTCGGCCCCTTCATGCTGGCGGGCTCGGCCGCGGCCATGCTGCTCCTGCCTGCGGGCTGA
- a CDS encoding class II fumarate hydratase: MTSTEEFRIEHDTMGEVRVPVNALYRAQTQRAVENFPISGKTLERAHIEALARVKKAAAQANAELGVLDGELAKAIADAADEVAAGKYDGDFPIDVFQTGSGTSSNMNTNEVIAELASRALKAAGSDKVVHPNDHVNASQSSNDVFPTSVHVAATSALINDLIPALGYLADSLDRKSVEFKDVVKSGRTHLMDATPVTLGQEFGGYAAQVRYGIERINASLPRVAEVPLGGTAVGTGINTPAGFPERVIELLATDTGLPLTEARDHFEAQANRDGLIEASSQLRNIAISFMKINNDLRWMGSGPNTGLGEIAIPDLQPGSSIMPGKVNPVICEASIMVCAQVIGNDTAIAWSGTNGAFELNVGIPVMAANLLESVRLLANTSRVMADKMIDGITANVERARFLAEASPSIVTPLNKFIGYENAAKIAKKAVAEGLTIRETVVAMGFLERGELTEEQLDTALDVMSMTRPPHKA; the protein is encoded by the coding sequence ATGACTTCCACTGAAGAATTCCGCATTGAACATGACACGATGGGCGAAGTCCGCGTCCCCGTGAACGCCCTGTACCGTGCCCAGACGCAGCGTGCAGTTGAAAACTTCCCCATTTCCGGCAAGACCCTGGAACGCGCGCACATCGAAGCCCTTGCCCGGGTGAAGAAGGCTGCCGCCCAGGCCAACGCAGAACTTGGAGTGCTCGACGGCGAGCTGGCCAAGGCGATCGCGGATGCCGCCGATGAGGTTGCTGCCGGGAAGTACGACGGCGACTTCCCGATCGACGTCTTCCAGACCGGGTCCGGCACGTCCTCCAACATGAACACCAACGAGGTCATCGCGGAGCTCGCCTCCCGCGCCCTCAAGGCCGCCGGCAGCGACAAGGTTGTCCACCCGAACGACCACGTCAACGCCTCGCAGTCCTCCAACGATGTCTTCCCGACGTCCGTACACGTGGCCGCCACGTCGGCGCTGATCAACGACCTCATCCCGGCCCTCGGCTACCTGGCCGACTCCCTGGACCGCAAGTCCGTCGAGTTCAAGGACGTCGTGAAGTCCGGCCGCACGCACCTCATGGATGCCACCCCGGTGACCCTGGGCCAGGAATTCGGCGGCTACGCCGCACAGGTCCGCTACGGCATCGAGCGCATCAACGCCTCGCTTCCCCGCGTGGCTGAAGTTCCCCTCGGCGGAACCGCTGTGGGCACCGGCATCAACACGCCGGCAGGCTTCCCGGAGCGCGTCATCGAACTGCTCGCCACCGACACCGGCCTTCCCCTGACCGAAGCACGCGACCACTTCGAAGCACAGGCCAACCGCGACGGCCTCATCGAAGCCTCCAGCCAGCTGCGCAACATCGCGATCTCCTTCATGAAGATCAACAACGACCTCCGCTGGATGGGCTCCGGCCCCAACACCGGCCTCGGCGAAATCGCCATCCCGGACCTGCAGCCCGGTTCCTCGATCATGCCGGGCAAGGTCAACCCCGTCATTTGCGAAGCATCCATCATGGTCTGCGCGCAGGTCATCGGTAACGACACCGCCATCGCCTGGTCAGGAACCAACGGCGCCTTCGAGCTGAACGTCGGCATCCCCGTCATGGCCGCCAACCTCCTTGAGTCCGTGCGCCTGCTGGCCAACACCAGCCGCGTCATGGCCGACAAGATGATCGACGGCATCACCGCCAACGTCGAGCGCGCCCGCTTCCTCGCCGAGGCTTCGCCCTCCATCGTCACCCCGCTGAACAAGTTTATCGGCTACGAGAACGCCGCCAAGATCGCCAAGAAGGCCGTCGCCGAGGGCCTCACCATCCGTGAGACCGTCGTCGCCATGGGCTTCCTGGAGCGCGGCGAACTGACCGAAGAGCAGCTGGACACCGCCCTCGACGTTATGTCGATGACGCGCCCGCCGCACAAGGCATAA
- a CDS encoding DUF4245 domain-containing protein: MRDYRSVSETQDKSTFNNQTAGPGSPASSEGTPDAPVVKPVIRAAAAKRANASVIGMMIALVVSVAAFLPIVLMNPSPKSDGYRPNVNVSAVAQNAAGVAGFTPVTPEAGDTFRPNYARWESGTGSGVPTWEVGYLTPKESFIGLVQTARANPTWLLQQTKNAPVTGSRNAGGLEWELRDTGKGERSMVLAHKGTTVVLTGTAQLDEFAVLADAVVKSLESNPAATVSPSAAPSP, from the coding sequence ATGCGCGACTATAGAAGCGTGAGCGAAACGCAGGACAAGTCCACCTTCAACAACCAGACGGCCGGCCCGGGCTCTCCCGCCAGCTCCGAGGGCACACCGGATGCACCGGTGGTTAAGCCCGTTATCCGCGCGGCTGCGGCGAAAAGGGCCAACGCCTCCGTGATCGGGATGATGATCGCACTGGTGGTGAGCGTTGCCGCGTTTCTGCCCATCGTGTTGATGAATCCCTCGCCGAAGTCAGACGGCTACCGGCCGAACGTCAATGTGAGCGCGGTGGCGCAAAACGCCGCCGGTGTGGCGGGATTCACACCCGTGACGCCCGAGGCCGGCGACACATTCAGGCCGAATTACGCCCGCTGGGAGTCCGGGACCGGCAGCGGCGTGCCAACGTGGGAGGTCGGATACCTCACGCCGAAGGAGTCATTCATCGGTTTGGTCCAGACCGCCCGGGCGAACCCGACATGGCTGCTCCAGCAGACCAAGAATGCCCCCGTGACCGGAAGCCGCAATGCCGGCGGCCTGGAGTGGGAGCTCCGCGACACAGGCAAGGGCGAGCGAAGCATGGTCCTCGCCCACAAGGGCACCACCGTTGTGTTGACCGGCACAGCCCAACTTGACGAGTTCGCCGTGCTGGCGGACGCCGTCGTGAAGTCCCTGGAAAGTAATCCGGCTGCAACGGTTTCCCCTTCAGCCGCTCCTTCGCCGTAA
- a CDS encoding MDR family MFS transporter, which yields MSTAVTSRPAAGPLLLTQKRIWIIFSALIAGMLLSSLDQTIVSTAMPTIVGKLGGVEHQAWITTAYLLATTIVMPIYGKFGDVLGRRNLFLVAIALFTLASVGCAFATDFWGFVVFRAIQGLGGGGLMILSQAIIADIVPAKDRGKYMGPLGAIFGLSAVAGPLLGGYFVDHLTWEWAFYINIPIGIAAFAIAWFTLTLPNKKAEKRIDVLGVLLLSAATTCLILFTDFGGKKDEGWDSPLTWAFGAGLVLAAAAFVMVERRAEDPIIPLGLFKNRIFVNSTAIGFTLGLGMFAAIAFVPTFLQMSSGTSAAESGLLMLPMMVGLMGMAIYSGIRISKTGKYKMFPIVGAALTMGAMLWLTTLTADTPIWVICVQLFVFGAGLGSIMQVIVLVVQNSVPAEQIGTATSTNNYFREVGASLGVAVFGSIFTSRLAEALTNAFTGAGASADQAARSTRTLDPQALSQLPEQLRDAIVNAYADSLAPVFWYLLPFLGIALVLALTLKQIPLSDTAGMVARGEAVGGEEAERLEAERQSASA from the coding sequence ATGAGCACCGCCGTCACTTCCAGGCCAGCAGCCGGGCCGCTGCTGCTGACCCAGAAACGCATCTGGATCATTTTTTCCGCCCTCATCGCCGGCATGCTGCTTTCCAGCCTTGACCAGACCATCGTCTCCACTGCCATGCCCACCATCGTGGGGAAGCTCGGCGGAGTGGAACACCAGGCGTGGATCACCACCGCCTATCTGCTGGCCACCACCATCGTGATGCCCATCTACGGCAAGTTCGGCGACGTGCTGGGCCGCCGAAACCTGTTCCTCGTGGCCATCGCCCTGTTTACCCTCGCTTCCGTCGGCTGCGCCTTCGCCACCGATTTCTGGGGCTTCGTGGTCTTCCGAGCCATCCAGGGCCTGGGCGGAGGCGGACTAATGATCCTCTCCCAGGCCATCATCGCGGACATCGTTCCCGCCAAAGACCGCGGCAAGTACATGGGTCCGCTGGGCGCCATCTTCGGCCTCTCCGCCGTCGCCGGCCCGCTGCTGGGCGGTTACTTCGTGGACCACCTCACCTGGGAATGGGCCTTCTACATCAACATCCCCATCGGCATTGCGGCCTTCGCCATTGCGTGGTTCACACTGACCCTGCCGAACAAGAAGGCCGAGAAGCGGATCGACGTCCTGGGCGTCCTGCTGCTCTCCGCAGCCACCACCTGCCTGATCCTCTTCACCGATTTCGGCGGCAAGAAGGACGAAGGCTGGGATTCGCCGCTGACCTGGGCATTTGGAGCCGGACTGGTTCTTGCCGCCGCCGCGTTCGTCATGGTGGAACGCCGGGCCGAGGACCCGATCATCCCACTGGGGCTGTTCAAGAACCGGATCTTCGTGAATTCCACAGCCATCGGCTTCACCCTGGGGCTGGGAATGTTCGCTGCCATCGCTTTCGTTCCCACGTTCCTGCAGATGTCCTCCGGCACCTCCGCCGCCGAATCCGGGCTGCTGATGCTTCCGATGATGGTGGGCCTGATGGGCATGGCCATCTACTCCGGCATCCGGATCTCGAAGACCGGCAAGTACAAGATGTTCCCCATCGTGGGCGCCGCCCTCACCATGGGCGCCATGCTCTGGCTGACCACGCTGACGGCCGACACCCCCATCTGGGTCATCTGCGTCCAGCTGTTCGTGTTCGGCGCCGGCCTGGGCTCCATCATGCAGGTCATCGTCCTGGTGGTGCAGAACTCCGTGCCCGCGGAACAGATCGGGACGGCCACCAGCACCAACAACTACTTCCGCGAAGTGGGCGCGTCCCTTGGCGTGGCCGTGTTCGGCTCCATCTTCACCTCACGGCTGGCAGAGGCCCTGACCAATGCCTTCACCGGGGCCGGGGCCTCAGCCGACCAGGCCGCCCGGTCCACCCGGACCCTGGACCCGCAGGCCCTGAGCCAGCTCCCGGAACAGCTCCGGGACGCCATTGTGAACGCCTATGCCGATTCGCTGGCGCCGGTATTCTGGTACCTGCTGCCGTTCCTGGGCATCGCATTGGTCCTCGCACTGACGCTGAAGCAGATCCCGCTCTCCGACACCGCCGGAATGGTGGCCCGGGGCGAGGCTGTGGGCGGCGAAGAGGCGGAACGCCTTGAGGCCGAACGCCAGTCCGCGTCCGCCTAG
- a CDS encoding TetR/AcrR family transcriptional regulator gives MNNSAISDGGLRERKRAATRAAITAVARKLTAARGLNGYTVEEVCSEAGISRRTFFNYFPAKEDAIIGHADDELPHDVIDEFIAGGQSSPPGIISPTLLQDLVTLSLKLSENMAASEEDTRQLIGVIKKEPQLILRIIGATEQREAEFAKDVALREGVAPDHPVVQMAVVLLGTIARKTSMVYFSEGNTRPYRELLLENISAARRLFSQEFQEPAPAEGHP, from the coding sequence GTGAATAATAGTGCAATAAGTGACGGCGGGCTCCGCGAGCGCAAGCGGGCCGCCACCCGGGCGGCGATCACCGCCGTCGCACGCAAGCTGACCGCCGCACGCGGCCTGAACGGGTACACGGTGGAGGAAGTCTGCAGCGAAGCGGGCATTTCGCGCCGCACCTTCTTCAATTACTTTCCGGCCAAAGAGGACGCCATCATCGGCCACGCGGACGACGAGCTTCCCCACGATGTCATCGACGAGTTCATCGCCGGCGGCCAGTCATCACCGCCAGGCATCATCTCCCCCACGCTCCTACAGGACTTGGTCACCCTTTCCTTGAAGCTGTCCGAGAACATGGCCGCTTCCGAGGAGGACACCCGCCAGCTGATCGGCGTCATCAAGAAGGAGCCCCAGCTAATCCTGCGGATCATCGGGGCCACCGAGCAGCGCGAGGCAGAATTCGCCAAAGACGTCGCCCTCCGCGAAGGCGTTGCGCCGGACCACCCTGTGGTCCAAATGGCCGTTGTCCTGCTGGGCACTATCGCCCGCAAGACCAGCATGGTCTATTTCTCCGAGGGCAACACCCGCCCCTACCGGGAGCTGCTGCTGGAGAACATCTCGGCCGCCCGCCGGCTTTTTTCCCAGGAATTTCAAGAACCCGCCCCCGCAGAAGGACACCCATGA
- a CDS encoding GNAT family N-acetyltransferase, which yields MTEPATFWPPFALTLATPRLTLRPIRDEEIPAAVQAALSGVHEPGQSPFSRPWAESPAEELGPNMAHWYWRCRGGVTPEAWTLLLGIWHDGGFIGCQDIEARDFATLRTVSTGSWLRKSAQGRGFGKEMRAAVVSYAFDHLEAEVAESEAAAWNEKSLGVSRALGYELNGVARASWGGKVQEVQKVRLTPATFKRPDWSLKVEGHEATAKFLGL from the coding sequence ATGACTGAGCCCGCAACCTTCTGGCCCCCGTTCGCCCTCACCCTGGCGACGCCCCGCCTCACCCTCCGTCCCATCCGGGACGAAGAGATCCCGGCGGCGGTACAGGCGGCCCTGAGCGGCGTCCACGAGCCCGGCCAAAGCCCTTTCAGCCGGCCCTGGGCAGAGTCCCCGGCAGAGGAGCTCGGACCGAACATGGCGCACTGGTACTGGCGCTGCCGGGGCGGAGTGACCCCGGAAGCCTGGACGCTCCTGCTCGGCATCTGGCATGACGGCGGGTTCATCGGCTGCCAGGACATCGAGGCCAGGGACTTCGCGACGCTCAGGACGGTCTCCACCGGCTCCTGGCTCAGGAAGTCCGCGCAGGGCCGGGGCTTCGGCAAGGAGATGCGGGCCGCCGTCGTCAGCTACGCCTTCGACCACCTGGAGGCTGAAGTGGCCGAATCCGAGGCCGCGGCCTGGAATGAAAAGTCCCTGGGAGTATCCCGCGCCCTCGGCTACGAGCTGAACGGCGTCGCCCGGGCCTCCTGGGGCGGGAAGGTGCAGGAAGTGCAAAAGGTCCGGCTCACCCCGGCCACCTTCAAACGCCCCGACTGGTCGCTGAAAGTGGAGGGCCACGAAGCCACGGCAAAGTTCCTCGGACTCTAG
- the trhA gene encoding PAQR family membrane homeostasis protein TrhA produces the protein MDDAAVRIAELLTIKPKWRGWIHTVTAPLAFAAGLVLILLAPTTDLKIASTVYAVTGVLLFGISAVYHRGNWSPAVKIVLKRLDHTNIMLVIAGSYTPLAWALLERPKAVVLLWVIWSGAILGVLFRLLWTHAPRWLYVPIYIALGCGSLFYLPDFFAASIASAVLICVGGALYIAGAVFYALKKPNFSYEHFGFHELFHAFTVFAFAAHFVAIAIAVLSRPA, from the coding sequence ATGGACGATGCTGCAGTCCGCATCGCGGAGCTGCTGACGATCAAACCTAAATGGCGGGGGTGGATCCATACCGTCACGGCGCCGCTTGCTTTCGCCGCGGGGCTGGTCCTGATCCTGTTGGCACCCACCACCGACCTGAAAATCGCTTCCACCGTCTACGCAGTGACGGGTGTGCTGCTGTTCGGAATCAGCGCCGTGTACCACCGCGGGAACTGGTCCCCCGCCGTCAAGATCGTCCTGAAGCGCCTCGACCACACCAATATCATGCTGGTGATCGCCGGCAGCTACACTCCCTTGGCCTGGGCCCTGCTGGAACGGCCCAAGGCAGTGGTGCTGCTGTGGGTCATCTGGTCCGGCGCCATTCTGGGCGTGCTGTTCCGGCTGCTCTGGACTCATGCGCCGCGCTGGCTGTACGTGCCCATCTATATTGCCCTGGGCTGCGGTTCACTGTTCTACCTGCCGGACTTTTTTGCGGCCAGCATTGCTTCCGCCGTGCTGATCTGCGTGGGCGGCGCCTTGTACATCGCCGGCGCGGTGTTCTACGCGCTCAAAAAGCCGAACTTCAGCTACGAACATTTTGGCTTCCATGAGCTCTTCCACGCTTTCACCGTGTTCGCTTTTGCCGCGCACTTCGTCGCCATCGCCATAGCGGTCCTCAGCAGGCCGGCTTAA
- a CDS encoding isoprenyl transferase → MELPGILYGFYERKLLRSLDKDRIPKHIGVMVDGNRRWAKQFNAPTSQGHQAGADKIHEFLGWCQELGIKVVTLYMLSTDNMSRSGEELDLLMGIIANTLDRLDEDADISVHAMGAPELLPDYLAERLNKLTARTPAHEKLHVNVAVGYGGRREIVDAVRELLHDAVARGKDIGKLADELSVDDISRFLYTRGQPDPDLVIRTSGEQRLSGFLMWQSAYSEFYFCEALWPAFRKVDFLRALRDYAGRQRRFGS, encoded by the coding sequence ATGGAGTTGCCCGGGATCCTCTATGGCTTCTATGAACGCAAGCTCCTGCGCTCGCTGGACAAGGACCGCATCCCCAAACACATCGGCGTAATGGTGGACGGCAACCGCCGCTGGGCCAAACAGTTCAACGCCCCCACCAGCCAGGGACACCAGGCCGGTGCCGACAAAATCCATGAGTTCCTCGGCTGGTGCCAGGAACTCGGCATCAAGGTAGTCACGCTCTACATGCTCTCTACCGACAACATGAGCCGCTCCGGTGAGGAGCTGGACCTGCTGATGGGGATCATCGCCAACACACTTGACCGGCTGGACGAGGACGCAGACATCTCCGTGCACGCCATGGGAGCTCCGGAGTTGCTTCCCGATTACCTCGCCGAGCGTCTCAATAAGCTCACGGCGCGGACGCCGGCCCACGAAAAACTCCACGTCAACGTCGCCGTGGGCTACGGAGGACGCCGCGAAATCGTGGACGCCGTCAGGGAGCTCCTCCATGACGCCGTTGCCCGTGGCAAAGACATCGGCAAGCTCGCGGACGAACTCAGCGTGGACGACATCTCACGTTTCCTTTACACCCGGGGCCAGCCGGACCCGGACCTGGTGATCCGCACTTCCGGGGAGCAGCGGCTGTCCGGCTTCCTGATGTGGCAGAGCGCCTACAGCGAGTTCTACTTCTGCGAGGCGCTCTGGCCGGCCTTCCGCAAGGTGGACTTCCTGCGCGCATTACGCGACTACGCAGGCCGGCAGCGCCGGTTCGGCTCCTGA
- the glpX gene encoding class II fructose-bisphosphatase: MTQQYSTISPSLAVGIDEPDRNLALELVRVTEAAAIAGGHWVGFGDKNKADGAAVDAMRSFLQTVHFNGVVVIGEGEKDEAPMLFNGEHVGDGTGPECDVAVDPIDGTRLTALGINNALAVLAVAERGSMFDPSAVFYMEKLVTGPEAADMVDLRLPVKQNLHLIAKAKGVKVNQLNVMILDRDRHRPLVEEIREAGARTKFIMDGDVAGAIAAARSGTGVDALMGIGGTPEGIVAACAIKSLGGVIQGRLWPTSDDEKQKAIDAGHDLERVLSTNDLVSSDNCYFAATGITDGDLLKGVRYSKDKVLTQSIVMRSKSGTIRFVDGEHQASKWEGYARKS; encoded by the coding sequence ATGACCCAGCAGTACTCCACAATTTCGCCGTCGCTTGCCGTAGGCATTGACGAACCGGACCGTAACCTTGCCCTGGAACTTGTCCGCGTCACCGAAGCCGCGGCGATTGCCGGCGGCCACTGGGTTGGATTCGGCGACAAGAACAAGGCTGACGGCGCAGCAGTCGACGCCATGCGCTCCTTCCTGCAGACCGTCCACTTCAACGGTGTTGTGGTAATCGGCGAAGGCGAGAAGGATGAAGCTCCCATGCTTTTCAATGGCGAGCACGTCGGTGACGGCACCGGACCCGAGTGCGATGTCGCCGTCGACCCCATTGACGGAACCCGCCTGACCGCACTGGGCATCAACAACGCCCTCGCCGTTCTCGCTGTCGCCGAACGCGGCTCCATGTTCGACCCCTCCGCCGTGTTCTACATGGAGAAGCTCGTCACGGGCCCGGAAGCTGCGGACATGGTTGACCTGCGCCTGCCGGTCAAGCAGAACCTGCACCTAATCGCCAAGGCGAAGGGCGTAAAGGTCAACCAGCTGAACGTCATGATCCTGGACCGGGACCGCCACCGTCCCCTCGTGGAGGAAATCCGCGAAGCCGGTGCCCGGACCAAGTTCATCATGGACGGCGACGTTGCCGGGGCCATCGCCGCCGCCCGCTCCGGCACCGGCGTTGACGCGCTCATGGGCATTGGAGGCACGCCGGAAGGCATCGTCGCCGCGTGCGCCATCAAGTCCCTCGGCGGCGTCATCCAGGGCCGCCTCTGGCCCACCAGCGACGACGAGAAGCAGAAGGCCATCGACGCCGGGCACGACCTTGAGCGGGTTCTTTCCACCAACGACCTGGTCTCCAGCGACAACTGCTACTTCGCGGCCACGGGCATCACTGACGGCGACCTGCTCAAGGGCGTGCGCTACTCCAAAGACAAGGTTCTGACCCAGTCGATCGTTATGCGGTCCAAGTCCGGGACCATCCGCTTTGTGGACGGCGAGCACCAGGCCAGCAAGTGGGAAGGCTACGCCCGCAAGAGCTAG